One Elaeis guineensis isolate ETL-2024a chromosome 10, EG11, whole genome shotgun sequence genomic window carries:
- the LOC105053080 gene encoding uncharacterized protein, translating into MAAADPRAATTPPQVVAPPPSPKSPPRYPDLCGRRRLLLEVQILNREIGFLEEELQSLEGLQPVSRCCKEVNEFMGTKPDPLILINKKRHKSCRFWRWLGSKLCLGFSWMCCSSGSLLELKRPSCGCPCSETCSCCQMNCTCCPENCSCHPSICNCCPRNCDCCQDNCRCCPRNCDCCPNNCDCCLKNSNCCPKDCDCCPKNCNCNCCPRNCNCNCYPKNCNCCPKNCNCCPDSCDCCPKNCFPKSCNCCPKGCDCCPKSCDCCPKTASQRAASAAQRAATAARRTASQRAASAAQRAATAARRTACAARRAVAGSWRTASAARRSAASVRRSAAVSQRTAAVATLNVNAPLAFAARSHPADQAAVAAMVSSAKRVAAALMFPAAGHVAIARIFPASGLFAATGVFRASDPNAVAGDFPAPDHDAAAGGFLAPEHDASFQTSPALSIPVAASGPAQDVQRLHDTSMALLINVNDIELTISCSRLVSRPCLSHTSSCDRNRGNFLLSESW; encoded by the exons ATGGCGGCCGCGGATCCGCGAGCGGCGACGACGCCGCCGCAGGTGGTGGCGCCGCCGCCCAGCCCGAAGTCGCCGCCCAGGTACCCGGACCTCTGCGGCCGGCGGAGGCTGCTGCTCGAGGTGCAGATCTTGAACCGGGAGATCGGCTTTCTCGAG GAGGAGTTACAATCACTTGAAGGACTTCAACCTGTCTCAAGATGCTGCAAGGA GGTCAACGAATTTATGGGGACAAAACCAGATCCTCTTATACTTAT AAATAAGAAGAGACACAAGTCTTGTCGCTTTTGGAGGTGGCTTGG ATCAAAACTTTGCCTTGGGTTCTCATGGATGTGCTGCTCCAGTGGAAGCTTGCTAGAGCTCAAAAGACCGAGCTGCGGATGCCCATGCTCAGAGACTTGCAGCTGTTGCCAAATGAATTGCACCTGTTGCCCAGAGAATTGCAGCTGCCACCCAAGTATCTGCAACTGTTGCCCAAGAAATTGCGACTGCTGCCAAGATAATTGCAGGTGTTGCCCAAGGAACTGCGACTGTTGCCCAAACAACTGTGACTGTTGCCTGAAGAACTCCAACTGCTGCCCAAAGGACTGTGACTGCTGTCCCAAGAACTGCAACTGCAATTGTTGCCCGAGGAACTGCAACTGCAATTGTTACCCGAAGAACTGCAACTGCTGTCCAAAGAACTGCAACTGCTGTCCGGACAGCTGTGACTGCTGTCCAAAGAACTGCTTCCCAAAGAGCTGCAATTGCTGCCCGAAGGGCTGCGACTGCTGTCCGAAGAGCTGCGACTGCTGCCCGAAGACTGCTTCCCAAAGAGCTGCAAGTGCTGCCCAAAGAGCTGCGACTGCTGCCCGAAGAACTGCTTCCCAAAGAGCTGCAAGTGCTGCCCAAAGAGCTGCGACTGCTGCCCGAAGAACTGCATGTGCTGCCCGAAGAGCTGTAGCTGGTTCCTGGAGAACTGCATCTGCTGCCCGAAGAAGTGCAGCCTCTGTCCGAAGAAGTGCAGCTGTTTCCCAAAGAACTGCAGCTGTTGCCACTTTGAATGTGAATGCCCCTCTTGCCTTTGCTGCGAGGTCCCATCCTGCAGACCAAGCTGCAGTTGCTGCGATGGTTTCTTCTGCAAAACGCGTGGCAGCTGCCTTGATGTTTCCAGCTGCAGGCCATGTTGCAATTGCTCGGATCTTTCCTGCTTCAGGTCTGTTTGCTGCAACTGGGGTGTTTCGTGCTTCAGACCCCAATGCTGTCGCTGGGGATTTTCCTGCTCCAGACCACGATGCTGCAGCTGGGGGTTTCCTTGCTCCAGAACACGATGCATCCTTCCAAACCTCTCCTGCCCTCAGTATTCCTGTGGCTGCATCTGGTCCTGCCCAAGATGTACAGAG GTTGCATGATACATCCATGGCGCTTCTGATCAACGTAAATGATATTGAGTTGACAATATCCTGCTCGAGACTTGTGTCCAGGCCTTGTTTGTCTCATACTTCGAGTTGTGACCGCAACAGAGGTAACTTCCTTCTCTCTGAATCAtggtaa